A single genomic interval of Chrysemys picta bellii isolate R12L10 chromosome 8, ASM1138683v2, whole genome shotgun sequence harbors:
- the CCNI2 gene encoding cyclin-I2, giving the protein MKCTGSSESQRFPFLLENALIREARNWKVPVFWNFTLKGTDLSPSHYEKAVLWIAELSSQFQFYSETFALAINILNRLLASVKAQVKYLRCIAITCLVLAAKTNEEDEVIPSVKKLAVRSGCKCSPAEILRMERIILDKLHWDLYTATPMDFLNIFHAMVMSNWPHLLNGLPQMNPSRHVAFLTKQLQHCMACHQLLQFKGSTLALVIITLELERLTPDWFPVITDLLKKAQVSSTKFIHCKELVDQQLIHLQPSNAVYIFNPANHAIRAHPEGKLPYYYSEWKNSSQISSRVIVSQPLPATFTPTSVKINEDSMETDEFYDGFRHLYNEDGVPEGGRVSIAGSCNNLRQRESSSPCPPLQPPEIN; this is encoded by the exons ATGAAGTGTACCGGATCTTCTGAGAGTCAGAGATTTCCGTTCCTACTAGAGAATGCCCTAATAAGAGAGGCCAGGAATTGGAAGGTGCCAGTTTTTTGGAATTTCACACTGAAG GGCACAGATCTCTCTCCATCACATTATGAGAAAGCAGTTCTCTGGATTGCAGAATTAAGCTCCCAGTTCCAATTTTACTCTGAAACATTTGCCTTGGCTATCAACATTCTTAACCGGTTATTGGCATCAGTAAAG GCACAAGTAAAATACCTTCGGTGCATAGCAATTACCTGCCTCGTCCTTGCAGCAAAAACCAACGAAGAAGATGAg GTAATACCATCAGTGAAGAAGCTTGCAGTGCGGAGTGGTTGTAAATGCTCTCCAGCTGAGATTTTGAGAATGGAAAGAATTATACTAGATAAGCTTCACTGGGATCTTTACACAGCGACACCTATGGATTTCTTAAACATT TTCCATGCCATGGTGATGTCCAACTGGCCCCATCTACTAAATGGGCTGCCTCAGATGAATCCTTCCCGCCATGTTGCGTTCTTGACCAAACAGCTACAGCACTGTATGGCATGCCACCAACTACTGCAGTTTAAGGGCTCCACATTGGCTTTGGTGATCATCACCTTAGAGTTGGAGAGGCTGACTCCTGATTGGTTTCCTGTTATTACTGATCTGCTAAAAAAAGCACAG GTTAGTAGCACCAAATTCATCCATTGTAAAGAGCTTGTGGATCAGCAGCTAATACATTTACAACCATCCAATGCTGTTTACATCTTTAATCCTGCCAACCACGCCATCCGAGCTCATCCCGAGGGAAAGTTACCCTACTATTATTCTGAATGGAAGAATTCAAGTCAAATTAGTTCAAGGGTCATTGTGAGTCAGCCACTTCCAGCAACTTTCACACCTACTTCCGTCAAAATTAATGAAGACAGCATGGAGACAGATGAATTCTATGATGGATTCAGGCACCTATACAATGAGGATGGTGTCCCAGAAGGTGGAAGGGTCAGCATCGCTGGCTCATGCAATAATCTGAGGCAAAGAGAAAGTAGTTCCCCTTGTCCTCCATTACAGCCACCTGAAATTAACTAG